Genomic DNA from Sporosarcina sp. ANT_H38:
CGCCGAATCGTTCCAATACTTTGAAATGCGTCACCGCATGCCTTCCTTTATCAACGATAGCCATATTTTGACGCTCCCGTTGATCACGGCCGATTGGTGCATCAATTGTTCCATTATCGTGCGGAATATGGCCATGGACAAGTGCTGTGTAAACACGTGTTACAGACCTGTTAACAAGCTGGTCCACTAACGACACATGCGCCTTATCATTTTTCGCCACCATCAAAAGCCCGGACGTATCTTTATCAATACGATGGACAATCCCTGGACGAACTACACCGTTGATGCCAGAAAGGTCCGTGCAATGGTGCATAAGTCCATTGACGAGCGTTCCTGATGGATGACCTGGTGCAGGATGAACAACCATGCCACGCGCTTTATTGACAACGAGCACGTCTTTATCTTCATAGACAATATCGAGATTTAACTCTTCTGCAACTACATCCAGTTCTTCCAGTTCAGGTTCTTCCACCGTCACTGTATCTCCTAGCCTTACTTTATAATTCGGTTTCACTGTAATCCCGCTTACCAGAACAAGACCATCTTTCAGCCATGTTTGAATTTGGGTACGTGACCATTCGGGATTGACCGCCGACAATGCTTTATCGATACGGCTTCCTTTGTGTTCTTCAGTTATTTCAATTTCAATCTTTTCCATTACTACACCTTTTTCTTGTTCTTTTTTTCATCCAAAATAATATGGATGATGATCATAATCACACCAACAGTTAATGCTGCATCTGCAACATTGAAAATCGGGAAATCATAGTTGATAATCGGGATTTTCACATCGACAAAATCGACAACTTCCATACGCCATAGACGGTCGATGAAATTACCAATCGCCCCCCCAAGAAGAAACATTAAACTGAACCCAAAGAGCGGTTGCCCTTTCGCTTCTTTATGGAAGTAATAGATAATACCAATTACAACGACAACAGTAACGATATAAAATAACCACATTTGACCTTCAAGCATGCCCCACGCAGCTCCCCTATTACGGTGAGAGAGAAGCCCTAAATAAGGATCTACAATGCTAATTTTTTCGCCAAGTTCCATGTTTTTAACGACTAGCCATTTCGTCAACTGATCCAAAATAATAACGAATGCAGCCAATCCGTAATAAATGAACAATCCAAATACCCCCGTCCGACAGATTACGTTCCATTTTACCACATCGACACCGACATGACCGCATTTCAATGCTAAAAAAAAGACGCTGAGGTCAGCCTTATAAAAAGACAACCCCAGCGGCTTCAGTTTGACAATTTTACGAATAATGCATTTTTACAACTTCTGCACAACGCGTACATAGTGTAGGGTGTGTTTCGTCTGATCCGATTGTTTCAGAAATCGTCCAGCAACGCTCACATTTTTCGCCATCTGCCTTTTCAACTAGAACACTTACAGTATCCAGTTTCAAAGTACCTTCCGGCATATTACCAATATCTCCTTCAACGAACTTCGATACGATGAAGAATTGTGCAAAGTCGATATCATCCGCAGCGAATACATCTTTCAGGCTTTCAGGGACAGCAACTGTCACTTTCGCTTCAAGTGATTTCCCGATAACTTTACCATTACGTGCTTCTTCTAGTGCCTTCAGTACGTCATCACGGACAAGCATCAAGGTAACAAATCGTTCACGCAACGCTTGTGCTTCCACTCCTAGATCTTGTGCTTCTGGCATATCTGTTAGCTGAATACTTTCTTCAGTTTTATGCTCGATAAATGCCCACATTTCATCTGTCGTATGCGGCACAATTGGTGTTAACAATTTCAACAGTGTAATCAGCGTTTCATACATCACTGTCTGCATTGCACGACGATGTGAATGGTCTGCACCTTCGATATAGACAACATCTTTCGCTATATCAAGGTAGAACGAACTCAATTCACCCGTACAGAAATTATTCACCGCATGATAAACACTAGCAAATTCATAGTTTTCATAAGCATTACGCACTTCTTTAATCAAATCCTGCAATTTCACATAGACAAATTTGTCTACTGTACGAAGATTTTCAAACGCCACAGCATCTGTAGCCGGATTGAAATCTGATGTATTGCCGTGTAAGAAACGAAGTGTGTTACGAATTTTTCTGTACACTTCAGAAACTTGCTTGAAGTTAGAATCAGAAACTCGTACGTCCGCTGTGTAATCAACAGAAGATACCCATAGGCGAAGAATGTCTGCACCAAGCTGGTTCATTACTTTTGCAGGAATAATAACATTACCGATTGATTTACTCATTTTACGCCCTTCACCATCAAGCGTGAAACCGTGGCTTAGCACGCCTTTATATGGTGCATGGCCATTGATGGCAACACTTGTCGTAAGAGATGAGTTAAACCATCCTCGGTATTGGTCAGACCCTTCAAGATATAAGTCAGCAGGGTAAACGAGGTCGTCCCGTTCTACTAGCACACCTTGATGTGTTGAGCCTGAATCGAACCAAACGTCCATGATGTCCGTCTCTTTTGTAAACTCTCCGTTCGGGCTTCCTTCGTGCGTGAAACCTTCTGGTAGTAAATCTTTTGCTTCTCTTTCAAACCAGATATTCGATCCATTTTCACGGAACAATTCTGAAACGTTAGCAATTGTTTCATCTGTAATAATCGGTTCTCCGTTTTCTGCGTAAAACACAGGAATTGGAACTCCCCATACACGTTGACGAGAAATACACCAGTCGCCGCGATCACGAATCATATTGTATAGTCTTGTTTCACCCCATGATGGAGTGAATTTTGTTTTTTTGATTGCATCCAGCAACTCTGTACGGAACGATTCAATCGAAGCGAACCATTGTGCAGTCGCACGGTAGATAACTGGCTTTTTCGTACGCCAGTCATGCGGGTACGAGTGAGTGATGAATGATAATTTTTGGAGTGCGCCGACTTTTTTGAGCGCTTCTGTAACTGCTTTATTAGCATCCTCGTAAAATAATCCTTCAAAGCCAGGTGCTTCGTCTGTCATGACACCACGGTCATCGATAGGAGAAAGGGCATCAATACCATAAGATTTAGATACGTAGAAGTCATCTTCCCCGTGGCCTGGCGCTGTATGGACACAGCCAGTACCTGCTTCAGCTGTAACGTGCTCACCAAGCATGACAAGAGAGTCGCGTTCATACAATGGGTGCTTGGCAACGACACGGTCTAGTTCAGAACCTTTCAATTCACGCTCAACAGCATAATCTTCCCAACCAAGTTCTTCTGCAACGAATGTAAGAAGATCTTTAGCAATTAGGAATTTCTCTGCTCCAGCTTTAACAATTACGTAAACGAATTCTGGATGTACAGAGATTCCAAGGTTTGCAGGAATTGTCCACGGAGTCGTTGTCCAGATTAAGAAATTAACATCTTCATCAATTACGCCTAGTCCATCTTTCACAGGGAAACTAACATAAATAGATGCTGACTTCTTATCTTGATATTCGATTTCTGCTTCAGCGAGTGCGGATTCACTAGATGGTGACCAGTATACTGGTTTTAGACCTTTATAGATAAATCCTTTTTTCGCCATTTCTCCAAAAACTTGAATTTGACGCGCCTCAAAAGAAGGTTTCAGCGTGATATATGGATTATCCCAGTCGCCACGTACACCAATCCGTTTGAACTGGCTACGTTGGTTGTCAATCTGGCTAAGCGCATATTCCTCACACATTTTGCGGAACTCTGCTATTGACATTTCTTTTCTTTTTACACCTTTGTTCACTAATGCCTGTTCAATCGGCAATCCGTGGGTATCCCAGCCTGGAACGTATGGCGCGTGAAATCCTGTCATTGACTTGTGGCGAACAATCATATCTTTCAATACTTTATTCATCGCGTGCCCCATATGAAGATCACCATTCGCATATGGAGGGCCATCGTGTAATACGAAAAACGGGCGACCTGCAGTTCGTTCCTGTACTTTTTTATAAATGTCCATCTCTGCCCATTTCTCTTGCATTAATGGCTCTTTATTAGGCAAGTTACCTCGCATCGGGAAATCTGTTTTCGGCATAAGTAATGTATCTTTGTACTCCATATTGTTTCCTCCTCTAAAATTGAAAAGCTCAAGGCGCCGTCCAGCCCCGTCAGGCATAAGTGAAAAGGAAGGCAGTCTGAGTGCGCACGTCCTGTCGCGACGACTGCATACCTACATCCTGTAGGCACGAGGAGACGTATTTCAGCCACCACGGCAAAGCGACTTATGACCCGAGGGGGTGGCGCCTGGAGCTAGACACCGTTCTACGTTACAAAAGCTAATACTTTTTATCATTCGAAAAACGTAAACGGATCGCAGTTTAAGTGCGCGACGTTCTGTAGTAACAATGAGGGATGAAGTTCAATCCCTCTCCACTGCATACCTACATAAGGAAGGCAGTCTAAGTGCGCGACGTCCTGTCGCGACGACTGCATACCTACATCCTGTAGGCATAGGCACAAAAAAATCCCCGCCCCTAAAAAGGGACGAAGAATTATTCTCGCGTTACCACCCTACTTGTAGCAAATGAATTTGCTACCACTCAGACACTGTAACGGAGTGTTTCCGGGATTACGTAAAACATTCCGCAATCCGGCTCGAGAGTGATTTTCATTTCCAATCCGTTGACCGGGCTCCCACCGCCCCCGGCTCGCTGTTCATAGATTTGGAAGGTACTTTCTCTTTCAACGCCTGTTCTAAATATATGCCTATAAGTATATGTGTGGATTAAGACCAAAGTCAAGTTTCCTTATGAATCTAGGTCGGATGCCATTTCTAAACGCTCTGCATCAATTTCATACTCCAGCAAAACATCCCAGTCATCTGACTGAATCAAATCAAGTTGGGCTTCAATAAGCATTTTGAAACGCGTACGGAAAACCTTTGATTGTTTCTTAAGATCTTCAATTTCCACAGAAATTCTACGTGCACGCGAAAGTGCCTCATTGACAATCCGATCTGCATTCTTTTCTGCTTCCTTGACAATCAGTTTCGACTCTTTCATAGAGTTACGACGTACATCTTCCGCAGCCTCTTGAGCGATAAGAATCGATTTTTGCAGCGTTTGCTCGATTGAGTTAAAATGGGAGACCTGTGCTTCTGTTTGTTTCAAACTGCTTTTTAATGCTTTGTTTTCTTCAAGAATATTTTCATAGTCTTTCATGATTTGTTCTAGAAATTCATTCACTTCATCTTCATCGTAGCCACGGAACTTATTGGCAAATTCTTTATCGTGTATATCAAGTGGTGATAAAGCCATTTAAAGCATCTCCCCTTTAACTTATTCATTCTCTATTATACATGTTGAGCCCTCAGATAACAGTCCTTTTTTAAACTATTGTCTGATAAATAGAAACTTCTATCTATTCGGTTTTTCTCTCCGTTGGTTAGTAGTTCAACCAATCAGGTTTTTCGGGCAGACGTCCTCGCTTGTGCATCCACGCTAAGTGGGTATATGACATACAGGTTGTACTAATGCCGACATTGTCACAGGATGAGGTAATATCCGCCTACCTGTTAATATGGAAAAGTCATTCTAATTTCCCAATAATGAGCCTGATTTTATCTTTACGCGTTCTTCCTTCAATTGCAATCACTCTAAAACGACCCGATCCTCTAATTGATAACATATCTGATTCTTGAAGTTCGAACGCGGGCTGATCCCTAACAGCCCAGTTCACTTTCACTTTTTCACCATGCACAAGTGATGCCGCTTTTTGGCGCGGAATATTGACTAATGCTGCGGTAACTACATCCAGTCGTAAAGAACTGACGATATGCATTTCCTCTGTCCAAATATCCGATGTAACTATCCAGTCTTCCGGACGATTACTTACTTCAACCGTCACTTTCGCTTTCCCAATCGATAAAAAATTAGCTACCATATAATCCTTTAGCTCTTCTGCTACTGCAAAATGAACTTCACCATCCCCCACTCGGATGTCTCCGAATTTAGAACGGTCTATGCCTAAAGACATCATTGAACCTAGGATGTCCTTATGATCCAGTTTTAAAAACTTAGAAGCATATTTCACTTCGAACACGGCTATACGATAATCTATTGGTTCTGGCACATAATAATCCGGATAAATAAGAATTCTTCTTCTTTCCGCTTCTGGAAAAGCACCATACAATCCGACCAACAGCATAGAACTGCTTGCTAGTGATTCTACAATACGCTGTTGCCTAGGATCAAGGAATCCAGTTAGTTTGGGAGAATAGGTATCCTCCACCTCACGTATCCAGCCGATCGCCATTTCGATGAAAGGCTGTTCATCTTTTCTGAAATGCTGAAGTATAGTTTCCATTTCAACGGCTCCTTATAGAAAAATCCTCACATAAGTGAGGACAACTTAATCATTTTATAGAATTAAATTAAATATTGCTGTAACACCATTAGAAATTAAACTCAACGCAAATATACCAACAATAGGTGAAATGTCAATCATTCCAAGTGGCGGTATGAACTTTCTGAAAAATCCTAAATAAGGCTCAGCAATTTTCTCAAGTATTTTACCAAATTTCGTTTCACGTGAAGCAGGAACCCATGACATTAAAATATAAATAATGAGAAGGACCGAGTAGATCTGAATTACACTAGCTATTCCATTATGGAGTAAAACTAAAATATTATCTGACATTATATTCCCTACACCTCATTCAAGTTCTATCGTTCAAAATAATCGGTAATTGCACCCGCAACTTCCACATTTTCCGGCACGCAAAGGAAAATATCCGTTCCAATTCGCTGAATGTCTCCACCAAGCGCATAAACAGTACCGCTTAGGAAATCGACAATCCGAATTCCTTGATCGCGCTCAATTCGCTGTAAATTTACAACAACTGCACGTTTATTTTTCAAGTGCTCTGAAATATCTTGCGCTTCTGCATAGACACGTGGCTCGATAAGAATGACTTTAGAAGACTTCTGTACACTTTGCAAGCTGACAACAGTTGCTGATTGTTGTAGTTCGCCTACTGTTTGTTTCTTCGTTGGCGCCCTACGAGGCTGCTCACGCACAGGACGCTGTTCTTCCCGACTCGGCTGTTCTTGTACTTCTTTTTCTTCATCGTCCAGATAAAACCATTTCTCGAACTTGTTTTTAATGCTCATACGTCTCCCTCGCTTTCTGCTCCGACAAGTGCAGTCCCGATTCTTACATGAGTTGCACCTTCTTCAATAGCGATAATGAAATCATTTGACATCCCCATAGACAATTGAGTACAAGGCGCATATAGTAAATTTTTCACTGAAATACCGTCTCGAAGTTCCCTTAATGAGCGGAATACGGAACGAATCTCATCCACATCCTTTGTGAATGGAGCCATTGTCATTAAACCTATAATTCGAACTTTATCGTAAGTCGCCACTTCTTTAATAAAACTATCAAGTTCAGCTGGTGTTACACCTGATTTACTTGCTTCACCGGAAACGTTTACTTGAATAAAACAATCAACAACATGATCTGCCCGCTTATGAATTTCTTTAACCAAACTCATTCGATCAACAGAATGTAAATAATCAATTTGATTGATGATTTCTTTCACTTTTCTACTTTGAACATTACCGATGAAATGCCAAATGGCACCACTTTGTATCGTTAGCTGTTTCCCCAGAAGACCTTCAGGACGATTTTCACCAAGATGTTGGATATTTGCATCCAACACTGCAGATGTCCTTGCTGTCGAAACTTCCTTCGTAACAGCAACGACCGTAATTTCAGCTCTATTTCTACCTGTTCTGTCACAAGTTGCTTGTATATCATGCTCAATATTTTGTATTCGTTGTTGAAGATTCCCCATTTTTATCACTACTTTTCTTCTATCTTTCACTTCATTGTACCAATCTAGGCTGAACATATCAATAAATAATCATTTATCTGCATTCTTTTTACCTACAAGGACAATATCTTTTCCAATTGTAGTAATCTCTTTAAGATTGACTTTTTTCGTTTCCTTGTCTTTTGTATCAAAAAAATTGTTACGTTCTCCACCGCCAACATGTAAGGATTCAACTTTACCATTCACAGTGTCAATCGTCGCATCTTGGACAAATCCAAGGAATGCCCCTTTGGTAGTGTCAATAACTTCTTTTTTCTGAATTTCCGAAAACCTCATAAAATCCCTCCTTACAATGAATATATGCACCTAAGCGCAAAAAAAACGCAATGCAGTTAGCGCATTGCGTTACATTTGTTATTATTGTTCCATTCCTTCTCGAATAGTTTGAACTGCACTCTTCTCCAACCTTGAAATTTGAGCTTGTGAGATGCCCAGTTCCTTGGCGATTTCAGTCTGCGTTTGTCCCAGGTAAAAGCGTTTTGAAAGGATTGACTGCTGTCTTTCATCCATAGTAGACACCGTTTCTTTTACAGATACATACGTCAACCACCGTTCTTCTGAAACAGTTTTATCCTGTATCTGATCCATCATGAACACAGGATCACCCCCGTCACCGTTCATAGGC
This window encodes:
- a CDS encoding RluA family pseudouridine synthase, whose product is MEKIEIEITEEHKGSRIDKALSAVNPEWSRTQIQTWLKDGLVLVSGITVKPNYKVRLGDTVTVEEPELEELDVVAEELNLDIVYEDKDVLVVNKARGMVVHPAPGHPSGTLVNGLMHHCTDLSGINGVVRPGIVHRIDKDTSGLLMVAKNDKAHVSLVDQLVNRSVTRVYTALVHGHIPHDNGTIDAPIGRDQRERQNMAIVDKGRHAVTHFKVLERFGDYTLVECRLETGRTHQIRVHMKYIGYPLVGDPKYGPKKTLEFNGQVLHAGTLGFDHPVTGEYLEFNSPLPEDFTELVDKVRKSVDKTEE
- the lspA gene encoding signal peptidase II; the encoded protein is MFIYYGLAAFVIILDQLTKWLVVKNMELGEKISIVDPYLGLLSHRNRGAAWGMLEGQMWLFYIVTVVVVIGIIYYFHKEAKGQPLFGFSLMFLLGGAIGNFIDRLWRMEVVDFVDVKIPIINYDFPIFNVADAALTVGVIMIIIHIILDEKKNKKKV
- the ileS gene encoding isoleucine--tRNA ligase gives rise to the protein MEYKDTLLMPKTDFPMRGNLPNKEPLMQEKWAEMDIYKKVQERTAGRPFFVLHDGPPYANGDLHMGHAMNKVLKDMIVRHKSMTGFHAPYVPGWDTHGLPIEQALVNKGVKRKEMSIAEFRKMCEEYALSQIDNQRSQFKRIGVRGDWDNPYITLKPSFEARQIQVFGEMAKKGFIYKGLKPVYWSPSSESALAEAEIEYQDKKSASIYVSFPVKDGLGVIDEDVNFLIWTTTPWTIPANLGISVHPEFVYVIVKAGAEKFLIAKDLLTFVAEELGWEDYAVERELKGSELDRVVAKHPLYERDSLVMLGEHVTAEAGTGCVHTAPGHGEDDFYVSKSYGIDALSPIDDRGVMTDEAPGFEGLFYEDANKAVTEALKKVGALQKLSFITHSYPHDWRTKKPVIYRATAQWFASIESFRTELLDAIKKTKFTPSWGETRLYNMIRDRGDWCISRQRVWGVPIPVFYAENGEPIITDETIANVSELFRENGSNIWFEREAKDLLPEGFTHEGSPNGEFTKETDIMDVWFDSGSTHQGVLVERDDLVYPADLYLEGSDQYRGWFNSSLTTSVAINGHAPYKGVLSHGFTLDGEGRKMSKSIGNVIIPAKVMNQLGADILRLWVSSVDYTADVRVSDSNFKQVSEVYRKIRNTLRFLHGNTSDFNPATDAVAFENLRTVDKFVYVKLQDLIKEVRNAYENYEFASVYHAVNNFCTGELSSFYLDIAKDVVYIEGADHSHRRAMQTVMYETLITLLKLLTPIVPHTTDEMWAFIEHKTEESIQLTDMPEAQDLGVEAQALRERFVTLMLVRDDVLKALEEARNGKVIGKSLEAKVTVAVPESLKDVFAADDIDFAQFFIVSKFVEGDIGNMPEGTLKLDTVSVLVEKADGEKCERCWTISETIGSDETHPTLCTRCAEVVKMHYS
- a CDS encoding DivIVA domain-containing protein translates to MALSPLDIHDKEFANKFRGYDEDEVNEFLEQIMKDYENILEENKALKSSLKQTEAQVSHFNSIEQTLQKSILIAQEAAEDVRRNSMKESKLIVKEAEKNADRIVNEALSRARRISVEIEDLKKQSKVFRTRFKMLIEAQLDLIQSDDWDVLLEYEIDAERLEMASDLDS
- a CDS encoding RNA-binding protein, translated to METILQHFRKDEQPFIEMAIGWIREVEDTYSPKLTGFLDPRQQRIVESLASSSMLLVGLYGAFPEAERRRILIYPDYYVPEPIDYRIAVFEVKYASKFLKLDHKDILGSMMSLGIDRSKFGDIRVGDGEVHFAVAEELKDYMVANFLSIGKAKVTVEVSNRPEDWIVTSDIWTEEMHIVSSLRLDVVTAALVNIPRQKAASLVHGEKVKVNWAVRDQPAFELQESDMLSIRGSGRFRVIAIEGRTRKDKIRLIIGKLE
- a CDS encoding YggT family protein; the encoded protein is MSDNILVLLHNGIASVIQIYSVLLIIYILMSWVPASRETKFGKILEKIAEPYLGFFRKFIPPLGMIDISPIVGIFALSLISNGVTAIFNLIL
- a CDS encoding YggS family pyridoxal phosphate-dependent enzyme; translation: MGNLQQRIQNIEHDIQATCDRTGRNRAEITVVAVTKEVSTARTSAVLDANIQHLGENRPEGLLGKQLTIQSGAIWHFIGNVQSRKVKEIINQIDYLHSVDRMSLVKEIHKRADHVVDCFIQVNVSGEASKSGVTPAELDSFIKEVATYDKVRIIGLMTMAPFTKDVDEIRSVFRSLRELRDGISVKNLLYAPCTQLSMGMSNDFIIAIEEGATHVRIGTALVGAESEGDV
- a CDS encoding PRC-barrel domain-containing protein, with the protein product MRFSEIQKKEVIDTTKGAFLGFVQDATIDTVNGKVESLHVGGGERNNFFDTKDKETKKVNLKEITTIGKDIVLVGKKNADK